A portion of the Haliaeetus albicilla chromosome 5, bHalAlb1.1, whole genome shotgun sequence genome contains these proteins:
- the LOC138685496 gene encoding LOW QUALITY PROTEIN: uncharacterized protein (The sequence of the model RefSeq protein was modified relative to this genomic sequence to represent the inferred CDS: inserted 1 base in 1 codon; deleted 5 bases in 4 codons) produces MATTAVVLPALPPPXGKDRAAAGWGGARSVRVRPPARPQSGLPELQLCRAAVPSGQRLGAPRGFLPVCRVLKLLVRLFFFVCMFGVFCSGILWVSAVAYLCLPRLWGSGSFALAFPPAPGRRKKLLENVPEAVEQPRPAEARRWPALAAGPVGLRAGRCGRFRQRARGGGGPQPVWERPPAASRAAPAAVTPWARAARGEGAASASEPEVRRWSGGAGGGCCSSSRPASLCGVVLRTCLRDSVCPAACAEIKSCIRLGLLKVTSARHVLGDPIPVNSRGFCREPRIPVV; encoded by the exons ATGGCAACGACGGCGGTTGTGCTGCCCGCGCTGCCGCCTC GCGGTAAGGACAGGGCGGCTgccgggtgggggggggctcgttccgtccgt gtccgcccgcccgcccgccctcaGTCGGGGCTGCcggagctgcagctctgccgGGCAGCAGTCCCGTCAGGGCAGCGCCTCGGGGCTCCTCGGGGCTTCCTGCCTGTCTGTCGG GTGTTGAAACTTCTTGtgaggttgtttttt tttgtttgtatgtttggggttttttgttccgGCATCCTTTGGGTCTCGGCTGTTGCTTATCTTTGTCTTCCTCGTTTATGGGGTTCGGGGTCTTTTGCGCTTGCCTTCCCACCCGCCCCGGGAAGGCGCAAGAAGCTCTTAGAAAACGTCCCCGAGGCTGTGGAACAGCCGCGGCCGGCAGAGGCCCGGAGGTGGCCCGCACTCGCGGCAGGCCCGGTGGGTTTGCGGGCCGGCCGCTGCGGGCGGTTCCGCCagcgggcgcggggcggcggcggtcCCCAGCCCGTGTGGGAGCGTCCTCCGGCGGCGTCCCGAGCGGCTCCCGCAGCGGTGACTCCCTGGGCCCGGGCGGCGAGGGGCGAAGGGGCCGCCTCAGCGAGTGAGCCCGAGGTTCGG AGGTGGAGTGGAGGAGCGGGCGGGGGCTGCTGCTCTTCGTCTCGGCCCGCTTCTTTGTGCGGCGTCGTGTTACGGACCTGTCTACGTGACTCAGTTTGCCCTGCTGCTtgtgctgaaataaaaagttgtaTTCGCTTGGGCCTTCTGAAAGTGACCAGTGCGCGTCACGTACTCGGAGACCCAATTCCTGTGAATTCACGCGGTTTTTGCAGAGAACCGCGCATTCCTGTTGTTTAA